Sequence from the Meriones unguiculatus strain TT.TT164.6M chromosome 5, Bangor_MerUng_6.1, whole genome shotgun sequence genome:
TTTCCAGAGTTTAACACATGGCCTCCTGGCCACCTCTGTGCAACTCTAAGACGCTAGGCTTGTATCAGAGTGCTCCCCTGCACTCATACTGTGGCCAAACCTTTTCCCCTCATTCTCTTCTAGTTGTTGATCCCAAAGTACTTCTCATTAGCAATTTCATTTCTCAGAGTCTGAATCTGAGGAGGgaaaaacaacctagaaaccctgGGATCAAAACTATTGAAGGGGCTGCAGCCGCCGCCTCCATTGTTGTTGTGGTCGCTTCGCCAAAGACCGCGGCTCCGAGAGCCAGCTCCGTCGCCTCCCGCTGCCATGAAGTGGATGTTTAAGGAGGACCACTCGCTGGAACACAGATGCGTGGAATCCGCGAAGATCAGAGCGAAGTACCCCGACCGGGTTCCGGTGATCGTGGAAATGGTCTCAGGCTTTCAGATTATTGACACTGACAAAAGGAAGTACTTGGTTCCATCTGACATCACTGTGGCTCAGTGCATGTGGATCATCAGGAAAAGAATCCAGCTTCCTTCTGAGAAGGCCATCTTCCTGTTTGTGGACAAGACAGTCCCACAGTCCAGCCTAACTATGGGACAGCTTTACGAGAAGGAAAAAGATGAAGATGGATTCTTGTATGTGGCCTACAGCGGAGAG
This genomic interval carries:
- the LOC110548318 gene encoding gamma-aminobutyric acid receptor-associated protein-like 2, producing the protein MKWMFKEDHSLEHRCVESAKIRAKYPDRVPVIVEMVSGFQIIDTDKRKYLVPSDITVAQCMWIIRKRIQLPSEKAIFLFVDKTVPQSSLTMGQLYEKEKDEDGFLYVAYSGENTFGF